One Mobula hypostoma chromosome X2, sMobHyp1.1, whole genome shotgun sequence genomic window carries:
- the LOC134340773 gene encoding uncharacterized protein LOC134340773 — translation MIIKSSIVISILLTLSGSWADDSDQFQNVLRDRISQLDNDAEDDANQLQGLKANQRHNPTMANPGLTPIADDFETEMSERREAIQQQVTEQLSNMGEKLSVAIDGMRQKISKDVEEITQSLTPSVEKLNFNRWGQLLTPYNKVLRARLESMKDARDVLSPSIERVQLKTIGNVNIQHMTGNDEQTRSMVDQVSQELLNKIIPLIKDSMSKVSQLAIEVAQKGCSK, via the exons ATGATAATCAAGTCATCGATTGTGATTTCAATCCTCCTCACACTCTCAG GCTCATGGGCTGACGATAGTGATCAGTTTCAAAATGTCTTGAGAGACCGCATCAGCCAATTGGACAATGATGCCGAGGATGATGCGAACCAGCTACAGGGCTTGAAAGCTAACCAACGACACAA CCCCACAATGGCTAATCCTGGCCTGACTCCCATCGCAGACGACTTTGAAACGGAGATGTCTGagaggagagaggccattcaacaGCAGGTCACAGAGCAGCTGAGCAACATGGGTGAGAAGCTCTCAGTTGCCATTGATGGCATGCGTCAGAAGATCAGCAAGGACGTTGAAGAAATTACTCAAAGTCTGACACCCAGCGTTGAAAAACTCAACTTCAACCGATGGGGGCAGTTACTTACCCCCTACAACAAGGTTCTTAGGGCCAGACTGGAAAGCATGAAGGACGCGCGGGATGTGCTGAGTCCATCCATTGAGCGAGTACAACTGAAAACTATTGGAAATGTGAACATCCAGCACATGACTGGCAATGACGAGCAGACACGCAGCATGGTTGACCAAGTCTCGCAAGAGCTGCTCAATAAGATAATTCCGCTGATCAAAGATAGCATGAGCAAGGTGAGCCAACTGGCAATTGAAGTAGCCCAGAAGGGTTGTTCAAAATAA
- the LOC134340696 gene encoding apolipoprotein A-IV-like: MFPKAILLLLAAAFLTGCQAEINGDQIRDAFWNYISQMTEEAQDSVELIQSSEIGQQLNHLIQDNLQTANDYAEDLRQKLAPYTDGLHEKMTVDIESLRQQIREQLEDLREKLAPFADGVHRKISRNIEEFHQKLTPFAEDLGQQLRKNAEDLRQKLTPFTEELQARLEVSTENLREVLTPYAEELQMKIDENMDTLRQDVAAKAAEFRSRFNENVQELRNSLAPYAKDVQIKMNQQIGEMSQMVEPYAEKLQAKVNEHVDVLNQRLNPYIVELKAKLNENMDQNLGQFIENFNTNVNQGIEEFHQNLAPYTEQLKQIISQNVKEMQDRLVLNGGNVQQDLQTQLTNLWGNFWQHLQN, from the exons ATGTTTCCCAAAGCAATCCTCCTGCTTCTGGCTGCTGCCTTTCTCACAG GCTGTCAGGCTGAGATCAATGGAGATCAGATTCGAGATGCCTTCTGGAATTACATCAGCCAAATGACTGAGGAAGCCCAGGATAGTGTCGAGCTGATCCAGAGCTCAGAAATCGGACAGCAACTCAA tcaccTTATTCAGGATAATCTGCAGACTGCCAATGACTATGCTGAGGATCTCCGACAGAAGTTGGCTCCTTACACCGATGGTCTTCATGAGAAGATGACAGTCGACATTGAGAGCCTTCGCCAGCAGATAAGagaacagctggaagacctgagGGAGAAACTTGCTCCCTTTGCTGATGGAGTTCATCGGAAGATCAGCAGGAACATTGAAGAATTTCATCAGAAGTTGACCCCTTTTGCTGAAGACCTGGGCCAACAGCTGCGTAAGAATGCAGAGGATCTTCGGCAGAAGTTGACTCCCTTTACTGAAGAGCTACAGGCCAGATTGGAAGTGAGCACAGAGAACCTGAGGGAAGTCCTGACTCCCTACGCTGAGGAGCTCCAGATGAAGATTGATGAAAACATGGACACCCTCAGGCAGGATGTGGCTGCCAAAGCTGCTGAATTCCGCTCCAGGTTTAATGAGAATGTCCAGGAGCTTCGCAATAGCTTGGCCCCCTATGCCAAGGATGTCCAGATCAAGATGAACCAACAAATTGGAGAAATGTCCCAGATGGTTGAACCATATGCCGAGAAGCTCCAGGCAAAAGTCAATGAGCATGTGGATGTTCTGAACCAAAGGCTGAACCCTTACATCGTCGAACTGAAGGCTAAACTTAACGAGAACATGGACCAGAACCTGGGCCAATTCATTGAAAATTTCAACACCAACGTTAACCAGGGAATCGAGGAGTTCCATCAGAACCTGGCTCCCTACACTGAGCAGCTGAAACAAATCATCAGTCAGAATGTGAAGGAGATGCAGGACAGACttgtcctgaatggaggtaatgTTCAGCAGGATCTTCAGACCCAGCTCACCAATTTATGGGGCAACTtctggcagcatctgcagaactaa